A genomic stretch from Schaalia odontolytica includes:
- a CDS encoding fumarate reductase/succinate dehydrogenase flavoprotein subunit: protein MTDTLIHGLYREGEKIADAKAPHNVPIAQRWEQRKFSAALVNPANRRKLRVIIVGSGLAGGAAAASLGEMGYNVDCFFYQDSARRAHSIAAQGGINAAKNYRNDNDSVYRLFYDTVKGGDYRAREDNVYRLAEVSANIIDQCVAQGVPFAREYGGLLDNRSFGGVQVSRTFYARGQTGQQLLIGAYQALERQVAAGTVKEYSRHEMVELIVDEGKARGIIARDMSTGKLETFIADAVVLATGGYGNVFFLSTNAMGCNATAIWRAYRKGAYFGNPCFTQIHPTCIPQHGDQQSKLTLMSESLRNDGRIWVPKRAEDCEKDPRQIPEEDRDYYLERIYPSFGNLVPRDIASRQAKNMCDEGRGVGPKIDGVARGVYLDFSDAINRMGLDAVSAKYGNLFDMYERITGDNPYEVPMRIYPAVHYTMGGLWVDYDLESNLPGLYVTGEANFSDHGANRLGASALMQGLSDGYFVLPNTINDYLAHCFHLPKLDENSPSVKEALDSAQGRIDTLMSVGGTRSVDSFHKELGKIMWEYCGMERTEEGLKKAIRMIRELRADYWKNVRVPGKSIGELNQSLEKAGRVADFMELGELMCIDALHREESCGGHFRAESQTPEGEALRHDDKFLYVAAWEFAGEDEPPILHKEDLIYNDIELKQRSYK from the coding sequence ATGACCGATACACTCATCCACGGCCTGTACCGTGAAGGCGAGAAGATCGCCGACGCGAAGGCTCCCCACAACGTTCCGATCGCGCAGCGTTGGGAACAGCGCAAGTTCTCCGCCGCGCTGGTCAACCCCGCTAACCGCCGTAAGCTGCGCGTCATCATCGTCGGCTCCGGCCTCGCGGGCGGCGCCGCCGCGGCTTCGCTCGGCGAAATGGGCTACAACGTCGACTGCTTCTTCTACCAAGACTCCGCCCGTCGCGCGCACTCCATCGCCGCGCAGGGTGGCATTAACGCCGCGAAGAACTACCGCAACGACAACGACTCCGTCTACCGTCTCTTCTACGACACGGTCAAGGGCGGCGACTACCGCGCCCGCGAGGACAACGTCTACCGCCTCGCCGAGGTCAGCGCGAACATCATCGACCAGTGTGTCGCGCAGGGAGTCCCCTTCGCCCGCGAGTACGGCGGCCTCCTCGACAACCGCTCCTTCGGTGGCGTGCAGGTCTCCCGTACGTTCTACGCGCGCGGACAGACGGGGCAGCAGCTCCTGATCGGCGCCTACCAGGCGCTCGAGCGTCAGGTTGCGGCCGGCACGGTCAAGGAATACTCCCGCCACGAGATGGTTGAGCTCATCGTGGATGAGGGCAAGGCGCGCGGCATCATCGCTCGCGACATGTCCACCGGCAAGCTCGAGACCTTCATCGCCGACGCGGTGGTCCTGGCCACCGGCGGCTATGGCAACGTGTTCTTCCTGTCCACCAACGCGATGGGCTGCAACGCGACCGCCATTTGGCGTGCGTACCGCAAGGGTGCCTACTTCGGCAACCCCTGCTTCACGCAGATCCACCCCACGTGCATCCCCCAGCACGGCGACCAGCAGTCAAAGCTGACCCTCATGTCGGAGTCGCTGCGTAACGACGGTCGTATCTGGGTTCCCAAGCGTGCCGAGGACTGCGAGAAGGACCCGCGCCAGATCCCGGAAGAGGATCGCGACTACTACCTGGAGCGCATCTACCCCTCCTTCGGTAACCTCGTTCCCCGCGACATCGCGTCGCGTCAGGCCAAGAACATGTGTGACGAGGGCCGTGGCGTCGGCCCGAAGATCGACGGTGTCGCCCGCGGCGTCTACCTCGACTTCTCCGACGCGATCAACCGCATGGGCCTGGACGCCGTGTCTGCCAAGTACGGCAACCTCTTCGACATGTACGAGCGGATCACGGGCGACAACCCCTACGAGGTGCCGATGCGCATCTACCCGGCCGTCCACTACACCATGGGTGGCCTGTGGGTTGACTACGACCTCGAGTCGAACCTGCCCGGTCTGTATGTGACCGGCGAGGCGAACTTCTCCGATCATGGCGCGAACCGTCTGGGTGCCTCTGCGCTCATGCAGGGCCTGTCGGACGGCTACTTCGTCCTGCCCAACACGATCAACGACTACCTGGCGCACTGCTTCCACCTGCCCAAGCTGGACGAGAACTCGCCCTCCGTCAAGGAGGCCCTCGACTCGGCTCAGGGACGCATCGACACCCTCATGTCGGTGGGCGGCACCCGATCCGTGGACTCGTTCCACAAGGAGCTGGGCAAGATCATGTGGGAGTACTGCGGCATGGAGCGCACGGAGGAAGGCCTCAAGAAGGCCATCCGTATGATCCGCGAGCTGCGCGCCGACTACTGGAAGAACGTTCGCGTTCCCGGCAAGTCGATCGGCGAACTCAACCAGTCCCTCGAGAAGGCCGGCCGCGTCGCCGACTTCATGGAGCTGGGCGAGCTCATGTGCATCGACGCGCTACACCGCGAAGAGTCGTGTGGTGGCCACTTCCGCGCGGAGTCGCAGACTCCCGAGGGTGAGGCACTGCGTCACGACGACAAGTTCCTGTACGTGGCGGCATGGGAGTTCGCTGGTGAAGACGAGCCCCCGATCCTCCACAAGGAAGACCTGATTTACAACGACATCGAGCTGAAGCAGCGGAGCTACAAGTGA
- a CDS encoding succinate dehydrogenase/fumarate reductase iron-sulfur subunit: MNLTLRIWRQNGPEDKGAIHEYQVKGISEESSFLEMLDVLNEELFARGEEPIAFDSDCREGICGQCGIVINGIAHGPEVTTTCQLHMRSFNDGDVITIEPWRASGFPIIKDLVVNRSALDRIIQAGGYISVNTGAAPDAHATPVPKQDADRAFEAAACIGCGACVAACPNASAMLFTSAKVTHLGLLPQGKPENYKRVVGMLNQMDEEGFGSCSNIGECAAVCPKQIPLDVIANLNRQLGKAAFKGV; the protein is encoded by the coding sequence GTGAACCTGACACTGAGGATCTGGCGCCAAAACGGTCCCGAAGACAAGGGCGCAATTCATGAATACCAGGTGAAGGGAATCTCGGAAGAGTCCTCGTTCCTGGAGATGCTCGACGTCTTGAACGAAGAGCTCTTCGCACGAGGCGAGGAACCCATCGCCTTCGACTCCGACTGCCGCGAAGGCATCTGCGGTCAGTGCGGCATCGTCATCAACGGCATCGCTCACGGCCCGGAGGTCACCACGACCTGCCAGCTGCACATGCGTTCCTTTAACGATGGCGACGTCATCACGATCGAGCCGTGGCGTGCATCCGGCTTCCCGATCATCAAGGACCTCGTGGTCAACCGCAGCGCCCTGGATCGCATCATCCAGGCCGGTGGCTACATCTCCGTGAACACGGGTGCAGCTCCCGACGCCCACGCGACCCCGGTCCCGAAGCAGGACGCGGATCGCGCGTTCGAAGCTGCCGCGTGCATCGGTTGTGGTGCGTGCGTGGCAGCCTGCCCGAACGCCTCCGCGATGCTCTTCACCTCCGCGAAGGTCACGCACCTCGGCCTGCTCCCGCAGGGCAAGCCCGAGAACTACAAGCGCGTGGTGGGCATGCTCAACCAGATGGACGAGGAGGGCTTCGGCTCCTGCTCCAACATCGGCGAGTGTGCTGCGGTGTGCCCCAAGCAGATCCCGCTCGACGTGATCGCAAACCTCAACCGCCAGCTCGGCAAGGCCGCCTTCAAGGGCGTCTGA
- a CDS encoding zinc ribbon domain-containing protein, which yields MSAHQRSSRQGAERSPYESQEERRYDVQPWRKAAYYGGAVLVAIGFILFFVPFLAVFSFLSTFAPGPGGPGPGFFAAFRAFPVGFVGFFLILAGQSLRAVGRQGLAGSGVVLSPEGEARDAEPWQRSKGAQLQDALEEVPIIRDAVACGAGGETQIRVRCSSCGYLETEDARFCSGCGASMFPS from the coding sequence ATGAGTGCGCATCAGAGATCGAGCCGACAGGGGGCCGAGCGCTCTCCATACGAGTCGCAGGAGGAGCGTCGCTACGACGTCCAACCCTGGCGCAAGGCCGCGTACTACGGGGGCGCTGTCCTAGTCGCCATTGGCTTCATCCTGTTCTTCGTCCCTTTTCTTGCCGTCTTCTCTTTCCTTAGTACGTTTGCCCCGGGGCCAGGCGGTCCCGGCCCCGGTTTCTTCGCAGCCTTTCGGGCTTTTCCCGTGGGGTTCGTGGGCTTTTTCCTCATCCTGGCGGGGCAGAGTCTTCGTGCGGTGGGGCGTCAGGGGCTAGCCGGTTCGGGCGTTGTCCTCTCCCCCGAGGGCGAGGCACGCGATGCCGAGCCGTGGCAACGCTCCAAGGGTGCCCAGTTGCAGGATGCCCTCGAAGAGGTACCGATCATCCGCGATGCCGTCGCGTGCGGCGCCGGTGGGGAAACGCAGATCAGGGTTCGCTGCTCCTCCTGTGGATACCTGGAGACCGAGGACGCCAGGTTCTGCTCCGGGTGCGGGGCGTCAATGTTTCCCTCCTGA
- the tsaD gene encoding tRNA (adenosine(37)-N6)-threonylcarbamoyltransferase complex transferase subunit TsaD, translating to MSEPLVLGIESTCDETGVGLVRGTQLLADRTATSMDEYARYGGIIPEIASRAHLESFLPTLNAAVDEAGVTLADVDAIAVAAGPGLVGSLTVGICAAKALASSLGKPLYGVNHVIGHLAVDKLADGPLPEHFIGLVVSGGHSNILDIRNIATDVVELGGTLDDAAGEAFDKVGRLLDLPYPGGPHVDRLSQQGDREAIRFPRGLAAGKDKERHKYDFSFSGLKTAVARYLEGANARGEVVSKENVCAAFSEAVNDSLSAKAVRAALDTGCRTIVVGGGFSANSRLRTLLAQRAEAVGVSVRMPPLRFCTDNGAQIAAIGSELVAAGLAPSDWDFSPDSSMELTTTYLAPRA from the coding sequence GTGAGTGAACCCCTGGTCCTTGGTATCGAGTCAACGTGTGACGAGACCGGCGTCGGCCTCGTGCGCGGAACGCAGCTTCTGGCCGACCGTACGGCCACGTCGATGGATGAGTACGCCCGCTACGGTGGCATCATCCCGGAGATTGCCTCGCGCGCTCACCTGGAGTCTTTCCTACCCACGCTCAACGCTGCCGTGGACGAGGCCGGGGTGACCCTCGCTGACGTTGACGCGATCGCGGTCGCGGCAGGCCCTGGACTCGTCGGTTCGCTGACTGTCGGTATCTGCGCTGCCAAGGCCCTGGCGTCGTCGCTGGGCAAACCCCTGTACGGCGTGAATCACGTGATCGGTCACCTGGCGGTTGACAAGCTCGCAGACGGTCCGCTTCCCGAGCACTTCATCGGCCTGGTCGTCTCCGGCGGTCACTCGAACATCCTCGACATCCGTAACATCGCGACGGATGTCGTCGAACTCGGGGGCACGCTGGACGACGCGGCTGGTGAGGCCTTTGACAAGGTGGGGCGCCTCCTCGACCTGCCCTACCCGGGTGGCCCGCACGTGGATCGCCTGTCCCAGCAGGGGGACCGCGAGGCGATCCGCTTCCCGCGTGGCCTGGCCGCCGGCAAGGACAAGGAACGCCACAAGTATGACTTCTCCTTCTCGGGTTTGAAGACCGCCGTCGCGCGCTACCTTGAGGGCGCGAATGCTCGAGGCGAGGTCGTCAGCAAGGAAAACGTGTGTGCGGCTTTTTCAGAGGCCGTCAACGACTCTCTGAGTGCAAAGGCCGTTCGTGCCGCTCTGGATACCGGCTGTCGCACGATTGTTGTCGGGGGAGGTTTCTCAGCGAACTCGCGCCTGCGTACGCTACTGGCGCAGCGTGCCGAGGCAGTGGGGGTGAGCGTGCGCATGCCTCCGCTGCGTTTCTGCACGGACAACGGCGCTCAGATTGCTGCGATCGGATCGGAACTGGTCGCGGCTGGCCTGGCCCCCTCGGACTGGGACTTCTCCCCGGATTCGAGCATGGAACTCACGACGACGTACCTCGCGCCGCGTGCCTAA
- a CDS encoding alpha/beta hydrolase, translated as MSIIASIPLTSMKTLVVVTILAGVSLLTGAALLTRSAPARSSGRTARWLGRTVIVLVPTLLVASASALVFNRSLGLVKTSGDLGKLLASAVVGPQPSTGGEATIDAQSAATSDLDATFTRTEDGMLTTTWTGPTSGITLPVFVITPRDYSPNDGKTYAVIELLHGYPGEADGTTQGAQVQQALDEAVDAGIIPPTIVVAPSLSVDENAHDCADIEGRPAVYTWAAHEIPEMIRHNFPNTTDNRDAWMIGGFSAGAYCAIWTALRTPETFGAAASLSGYDTQIEGQMTNQGEQYLADNTLSTMLANRTADGMRIYAMAAGDDAVGGAYTALKMAAAVKEPDTVTTDIPPTGGHAGPLWREHIPTMLAWWGSSDRVAHAVGAASTSATAQSSEASTSIVPATTTTPTTHPTAPNSYLVLAATIVSAFVSLLLVWCWAPRWYVQRHEEDAERSESRSHARHRAGRAAALDSLPRPLRSTLAYLARLTSLGAATASAAMLIGIAGNMVAGFYTSWGSVAQSFMDGLR; from the coding sequence ATGAGCATCATTGCTTCCATCCCGCTCACATCGATGAAGACCCTCGTGGTCGTGACCATCCTCGCGGGTGTTTCCCTCCTCACGGGGGCCGCGCTCCTCACACGCTCGGCACCGGCGCGCAGCTCTGGGCGCACGGCACGCTGGCTCGGCCGTACGGTTATCGTCCTTGTTCCTACGCTGCTCGTTGCCTCCGCGAGCGCCCTCGTATTCAACCGTTCACTTGGCCTCGTCAAGACCAGCGGAGACCTCGGCAAACTCCTTGCCTCCGCCGTCGTGGGGCCACAGCCATCCACGGGGGGCGAGGCCACCATCGATGCCCAGTCGGCCGCCACGTCCGATCTCGATGCGACATTCACGCGCACCGAGGACGGCATGCTCACGACCACATGGACCGGCCCCACGAGCGGCATCACGCTACCTGTCTTCGTCATCACTCCTCGCGACTACTCCCCCAACGATGGTAAGACCTACGCGGTCATTGAACTTCTCCACGGGTACCCGGGCGAGGCCGACGGCACCACGCAGGGCGCGCAGGTGCAGCAAGCCCTCGACGAGGCCGTCGACGCAGGTATCATTCCCCCGACAATCGTCGTAGCTCCATCCCTGAGCGTCGACGAAAACGCCCACGATTGCGCTGATATCGAGGGACGGCCTGCTGTCTACACGTGGGCTGCACACGAAATTCCCGAGATGATCCGCCACAACTTCCCCAACACGACCGACAACCGCGACGCCTGGATGATCGGCGGCTTCTCAGCGGGTGCCTACTGCGCGATCTGGACTGCGCTGCGTACGCCCGAGACCTTCGGTGCTGCTGCCTCTCTGTCCGGATACGACACGCAGATCGAGGGGCAGATGACCAACCAGGGCGAGCAGTACCTGGCGGATAACACGCTCTCGACGATGCTGGCGAATCGCACTGCCGACGGAATGCGCATCTACGCGATGGCGGCCGGCGACGATGCGGTTGGCGGTGCCTACACCGCCCTGAAAATGGCCGCGGCTGTCAAGGAGCCCGACACCGTGACGACGGATATCCCACCGACCGGTGGACACGCGGGACCGCTGTGGCGCGAACACATTCCAACGATGCTGGCCTGGTGGGGGTCCTCCGACCGCGTTGCCCACGCTGTGGGGGCCGCTTCGACTTCCGCCACAGCGCAGTCGTCCGAGGCGAGCACCTCGATTGTGCCAGCGACGACCACGACCCCAACGACGCACCCCACGGCTCCAAACAGCTACCTGGTACTGGCGGCCACTATCGTAAGCGCATTCGTCTCGCTTCTGCTTGTGTGGTGCTGGGCACCGCGATGGTACGTCCAACGCCACGAGGAAGATGCCGAGCGCTCCGAAAGCCGTAGCCACGCGCGTCACCGCGCGGGTCGCGCGGCCGCTCTCGATTCTCTCCCTCGTCCGCTTCGCTCCACGCTCGCCTACCTGGCTCGGCTCACTTCCCTAGGCGCGGCAACTGCTAGCGCCGCGATGCTCATCGGCATCGCGGGAAACATGGTGGCTGGTTTCTATACCTCGTGGGGGTCGGTCGCACAGAGCTTCATGGATGGCCTGCGCTAG
- a CDS encoding bifunctional lysylphosphatidylglycerol flippase/synthetase MprF produces MEQEAVGTPEAQSAPSTLVRITSRIGVTAKTLWLLPSSLALLTIRWLSRCPGTAILTIALTVMSATYWVWRDQFTALEASPSAPHWWSILSSVGAVPGNFLATAVLGIVTMIIAGGAAERHLGTRAWIAVAVAGQVAGVTATWLTLPALTTVFSMWGLSIDEGSLWGTSLILVALAGAAAQSLASHWRWRARFLLIGILILSAAILGSALSYARVWALLAGMAAARLAGVRGAHSGSGDEITIGRQLASVAALCWACAAALTVVSSAPEGPLAQMRWSLGPAWWLEGRTGVITTLLCLAPITLQLIFAYGLRKGRRAAYYGTLVLQGVLGLSTVASTAVALAQGTDEKGMARPELMTTASFLLVPVILNVALCVIAWWVRRSFTIHAEPSTTSTLLRRWILLMVGCAGAVLILGFLTSDSFVPLAALTSGDELAVTDYATVFQVLHDYTLALLPTATASIFEPSLVPMTLFAEAPVLWVPLVAWVGTLAIILSALLARPRIPLSSPLDALTPLLRSHGAGTLGWMQTWEGSQVWVSPSAEAGVAYRGSGGVALTVTDLAYRPGAASEAIAQFSSFASASGLTPALYSIHEELAQAAREAGWTIMQVAEESLLDLPGLAFKGKAYQDVRTAMNHATREGVEAVWTTWEECPAGWRDQITVISNSWSADKALPEMSFTLGGVRELAVPETRILVAIDGESTIHAVTSWLPIYRDGQIVGLTLDVMRRRTDGWRPAIEFLIGKAALDAQEEGLKVLSLSGAPLSRSAEDTSAFGPLTDALAAIMEPLYGFTSLHAFKRKFKPRTQSLYLAVPDPASLATVGLAISHAYVPHVSPAQTLTLVASVASGLTKLAAKGVGDLRSTRTASRGSASSHAHEPSEASHASS; encoded by the coding sequence GTGGAACAGGAAGCTGTTGGCACCCCAGAGGCTCAAAGCGCGCCATCCACCCTGGTCAGGATCACTTCCCGCATCGGTGTCACTGCGAAGACCCTCTGGCTCCTTCCTTCCTCGTTGGCGCTCCTCACCATCCGTTGGCTCTCGCGCTGCCCCGGCACGGCCATCCTCACCATCGCCTTAACGGTCATGTCGGCGACATACTGGGTGTGGCGCGACCAGTTCACCGCACTCGAGGCTTCTCCCTCAGCTCCCCACTGGTGGTCGATCCTCTCCTCCGTCGGCGCGGTTCCCGGTAACTTCCTCGCCACCGCCGTGCTCGGCATCGTCACCATGATCATCGCGGGCGGCGCAGCCGAGAGACACCTGGGAACGCGCGCGTGGATTGCCGTGGCCGTAGCCGGCCAGGTCGCCGGCGTTACGGCCACGTGGCTGACTCTCCCGGCACTCACGACGGTTTTTTCCATGTGGGGACTAAGCATCGACGAGGGAAGTCTGTGGGGCACGAGCCTGATTCTCGTTGCGCTCGCGGGCGCTGCCGCTCAATCACTGGCCTCTCACTGGCGCTGGCGTGCGCGTTTCCTCCTCATCGGAATCCTCATCCTGTCGGCGGCAATCCTGGGATCGGCGCTCTCGTACGCGAGGGTGTGGGCCCTCCTCGCGGGCATGGCGGCCGCTCGCCTCGCGGGTGTGCGCGGAGCGCACAGCGGCTCCGGGGACGAGATCACGATCGGACGCCAGCTCGCTTCTGTCGCCGCTTTGTGTTGGGCCTGTGCGGCTGCTCTGACCGTCGTCTCCTCTGCACCCGAGGGTCCGCTCGCACAGATGCGCTGGTCCCTGGGGCCCGCCTGGTGGCTCGAGGGCCGAACGGGTGTCATCACGACTCTCCTGTGCCTTGCCCCCATCACGCTGCAGCTGATCTTCGCCTACGGGCTGCGCAAGGGCAGGCGCGCCGCATACTACGGAACTCTCGTCCTCCAGGGCGTTCTCGGCCTGTCGACCGTCGCGTCGACGGCCGTGGCACTGGCGCAGGGCACCGACGAGAAGGGCATGGCAAGGCCCGAGCTCATGACCACCGCATCGTTCCTCCTGGTCCCGGTCATCCTCAACGTCGCGCTATGCGTCATCGCCTGGTGGGTACGCCGTTCCTTCACGATCCATGCTGAGCCCTCCACAACCTCGACCCTGCTGCGCCGTTGGATCCTTCTAATGGTGGGCTGCGCGGGCGCGGTCCTCATTCTCGGTTTTCTCACCAGCGACTCGTTCGTGCCTCTCGCTGCTCTCACCTCCGGCGACGAACTCGCCGTCACGGACTATGCGACTGTGTTTCAGGTCCTCCACGACTACACGCTCGCGTTGCTCCCCACGGCGACGGCCTCAATCTTCGAGCCCTCCCTGGTTCCGATGACTCTCTTCGCCGAGGCCCCGGTCCTGTGGGTGCCTCTCGTCGCCTGGGTCGGTACCCTCGCGATCATCCTCAGTGCGCTGCTCGCCCGGCCTCGCATCCCCCTGTCCTCCCCGCTCGACGCTCTCACGCCGCTCCTGCGCTCCCACGGCGCGGGCACCCTCGGGTGGATGCAGACCTGGGAGGGCAGCCAGGTGTGGGTCTCGCCTTCCGCCGAGGCAGGGGTCGCCTATCGCGGGTCGGGCGGCGTCGCGCTGACGGTCACAGACCTGGCCTACAGGCCGGGCGCGGCATCCGAGGCGATTGCGCAGTTCTCTTCCTTCGCCTCCGCCTCGGGCCTGACCCCCGCTCTCTACTCGATCCACGAGGAGCTCGCGCAGGCCGCGCGTGAGGCGGGCTGGACGATCATGCAGGTCGCCGAAGAGTCCCTGCTGGATCTACCCGGCCTCGCCTTCAAGGGAAAGGCCTACCAGGACGTGCGCACCGCCATGAACCACGCGACACGCGAGGGCGTCGAGGCCGTGTGGACCACCTGGGAGGAGTGCCCGGCGGGCTGGCGCGACCAGATCACCGTCATCTCCAATTCGTGGAGTGCTGACAAGGCGCTGCCCGAGATGAGTTTTACGCTGGGAGGCGTGCGCGAGCTCGCGGTTCCCGAAACACGCATCCTGGTCGCCATCGACGGGGAATCCACGATCCACGCCGTCACCTCGTGGCTGCCCATCTACCGCGACGGACAGATCGTCGGCCTGACCCTGGACGTCATGCGCCGACGCACAGACGGGTGGCGTCCAGCGATCGAGTTCCTCATAGGAAAGGCCGCCCTGGACGCGCAGGAGGAGGGCCTGAAGGTCCTCTCGCTCTCCGGTGCTCCCCTGTCGCGCTCAGCGGAGGATACATCGGCCTTCGGGCCGCTCACCGACGCGCTGGCCGCCATCATGGAGCCGCTTTACGGCTTTACCTCACTACACGCGTTCAAGCGAAAGTTCAAGCCGCGCACGCAGTCCCTGTACCTGGCGGTGCCGGATCCGGCGTCCCTCGCGACCGTCGGCCTGGCAATCTCGCACGCCTACGTCCCCCACGTCTCCCCCGCGCAGACCCTCACGCTCGTCGCCTCGGTCGCCAGTGGCCTCACCAAGCTCGCGGCCAAGGGTGTGGGCGACCTGCGCTCCACGCGCACTGCCTCGCGCGGCAGCGCCTCCTCCCACGCGCATGAGCCCTCCGAGGCCTCTCACGCCAGTTCCTGA
- a CDS encoding glutamate--cysteine ligase: MSLPFGSSQRSTIGVEWELQLVDRDSHDLRQSADAIIDRATTDGKLYPGVHREMLLNTIEVVSKPRATVAECLADLTDCVDYLTPLASDLRIDLATAGTHPFARPGRQRVTDSERYAQLVERTAYWGHQMLLYGVHVHVGVEDRAKILPIQAALTAHLGHLQAISASSPFWAGEDTGYASNRSMVFQQLPTAGIPRQFDTWEDLEAYTNDMIRTGVIESFDEVRWDIRPSPAFGTIENRVYDAATNATEVGTFAAVTHVLVEHFSRLYDAGEPLPSLPDWFVAENKWRSARYGMDATLIVSRDGTTESARDGIARLKEELAPVAADLGCAREFAGLETILTLGASYERQRAVAAAARPGQGLDAVVDLMRAEMSAGRPLALAEFATLRA, from the coding sequence ATGTCTTTGCCCTTCGGATCTTCCCAACGCTCCACGATCGGCGTCGAGTGGGAGCTCCAGCTCGTCGACCGTGACTCCCACGACCTGCGTCAGAGCGCGGACGCGATCATCGACCGCGCGACAACCGACGGGAAGCTCTACCCGGGCGTCCACCGCGAGATGCTGCTCAACACGATCGAGGTGGTTTCCAAGCCTCGCGCGACCGTAGCAGAGTGCCTCGCCGACCTCACGGACTGCGTCGACTACCTGACTCCCCTGGCCTCGGACCTGCGCATCGACTTGGCGACCGCGGGCACGCACCCCTTCGCGCGCCCAGGACGCCAGCGCGTGACGGATTCAGAGCGCTACGCGCAGCTGGTCGAGCGCACCGCCTACTGGGGCCACCAGATGCTCCTGTACGGCGTCCACGTCCACGTCGGCGTCGAAGACCGCGCGAAGATCCTCCCGATCCAGGCCGCCCTCACCGCACACCTGGGCCACCTGCAGGCCATCTCCGCGTCCTCCCCCTTCTGGGCGGGCGAGGACACCGGCTACGCGTCCAACCGCTCGATGGTCTTCCAACAGCTCCCCACCGCCGGCATCCCACGCCAGTTCGACACGTGGGAAGACCTGGAGGCCTACACGAACGACATGATCCGCACGGGCGTCATCGAGAGCTTCGACGAGGTCCGCTGGGACATCCGTCCCTCCCCCGCCTTCGGCACGATCGAAAACCGCGTGTACGACGCGGCGACCAACGCGACCGAAGTTGGCACCTTCGCGGCCGTCACCCACGTCCTCGTCGAACACTTCTCGCGCCTCTACGACGCGGGCGAGCCGCTTCCTTCCCTGCCGGACTGGTTCGTCGCGGAGAACAAGTGGCGATCGGCCCGCTACGGCATGGACGCGACCCTCATCGTCTCGCGTGACGGCACGACCGAGAGTGCCCGCGACGGTATCGCTCGCTTGAAGGAGGAGCTGGCTCCCGTGGCCGCTGACCTTGGTTGCGCACGCGAGTTCGCCGGCCTCGAAACGATCCTGACGCTCGGCGCCTCCTACGAGCGCCAACGCGCCGTCGCGGCGGCTGCGCGCCCCGGCCAGGGCCTCGACGCGGTCGTGGACCTCATGCGCGCCGAGATGAGCGCGGGTCGTCCTCTGGCCCTCGCCGAGTTCGCTACCCTGCGCGCTTAA